The following proteins come from a genomic window of Shewanella halifaxensis HAW-EB4:
- a CDS encoding DUF2726 domain-containing protein — protein sequence MSASVMLSYAFMYFVLFLVVPFVLATFAMTCIKFFKSTEFVASNIKLKPNSLGDQSVSFINKLNDLVVGKYNVLYGTTLDSLCDVDKNEKEQDAHSYLQGCHLDYVLVDSESSAVKLVITDPQHNSEENNRFIDDTLAKMGVKVLHLAKNDCDANLIKSSLVA from the coding sequence ATGAGTGCATCTGTAATGTTAAGTTATGCTTTCATGTACTTTGTATTGTTCCTTGTGGTGCCATTTGTATTGGCAACATTTGCAATGACATGTATAAAATTCTTTAAATCAACTGAATTTGTAGCATCAAATATCAAATTGAAGCCAAACTCGTTGGGAGATCAATCTGTCAGCTTTATCAATAAATTAAACGACTTGGTTGTGGGTAAATACAATGTGCTATACGGCACAACATTAGATAGCCTTTGTGACGTTGATAAGAATGAAAAAGAGCAAGATGCTCATAGCTACCTGCAGGGTTGCCATCTTGATTATGTATTAGTGGATAGTGAGTCTTCAGCCGTAAAACTCGTTATTACAGACCCGCAGCATAACTCTGAAGAGAACAACAGATTCATCGACGATACACTAGCCAAAATGGGTGTGAAAGTACTTCACTTAGCCAAGAATGACTGCGATGCAAACCTGATCAAAAGCTCGTTAGTCGCATAA
- a CDS encoding DUF2780 domain-containing protein, with translation MKLITATLFTMTALLSMPTNAGILDQLAQATEPAKVQTQQAQSNDLVGAVMSQLGLSQTQAEGGLGSILSLAQSTLGSSDFSSISDSIPGIDGLLSAAPELDSDSGMSGLLSKAGDLGQSLQGGAMVYDAFEKLGISKELAAPMVDIVKSYLDTNGSAGTSNLLMKGLNSIL, from the coding sequence ATGAAATTAATAACTGCAACTCTGTTTACCATGACAGCCCTTTTGAGCATGCCAACAAATGCAGGAATTTTAGATCAGCTAGCCCAAGCGACTGAACCCGCTAAAGTGCAAACCCAGCAGGCTCAATCAAATGACTTAGTTGGTGCGGTCATGTCTCAGCTGGGTCTTAGCCAAACACAAGCAGAAGGTGGATTAGGCAGCATACTGTCACTGGCGCAAAGCACTCTAGGCAGCAGTGACTTTAGTTCAATATCTGATTCGATCCCTGGTATAGACGGGCTCTTAAGCGCAGCACCAGAGCTCGATAGCGATTCAGGCATGTCAGGACTTCTCTCAAAAGCAGGCGATTTGGGGCAGTCTCTACAAGGTGGCGCCATGGTTTATGACGCCTTTGAAAAGCTAGGTATTTCAAAAGAGTTGGCAGCGCCTATGGTCGATATCGTTAAGAGTTATTTAGACACTAACGGCAGCGCCGGCACATCAAACCTATTAATGAAAGGCCTTAATTCCATTTTATAG
- a CDS encoding cytochrome c3 family protein has translation MLKVLGLTVLLSFSGAAMATSVADSHTEMAGCESCHQDGAPSADMAYENETCVSCHGSLKDLDGEMHQQHDGIITCSDCHVVHGEASANDSCASCH, from the coding sequence ATGCTTAAAGTTTTAGGGTTAACAGTTTTATTGAGCTTTTCTGGTGCTGCAATGGCGACTTCAGTTGCTGATTCGCATACTGAGATGGCAGGTTGTGAGTCATGTCATCAAGATGGTGCGCCATCGGCGGATATGGCATATGAGAATGAAACCTGTGTGAGCTGTCATGGTTCATTGAAAGACCTTGATGGTGAAATGCATCAGCAGCATGACGGTATCATCACTTGTAGTGATTGCCATGTTGTGCACGGGGAGGCTTCGGCTAACGATAGTTGTGCAAGCTGTCACTAA
- a CDS encoding multiheme c-type cytochrome: protein MSSLFKYLASVLISILLVVAASTAPIKAIAAEFEINKNKQCIMCHKRNGIMHGVHANDALDIRCQDCHGEKEGHPRKASNLIGFSNKPTSDANAQTQSCLKCHDHSVLAERDWSHDAHSNKVNCASCHLLHPNTDPVLGVSAKERSELCSSCHVAK from the coding sequence ATGTCCAGCCTATTTAAATATTTAGCTTCCGTGCTAATTAGCATTTTACTTGTAGTTGCCGCTTCGACTGCACCGATCAAGGCCATTGCTGCAGAATTTGAAATTAACAAAAATAAACAATGCATTATGTGCCACAAGCGCAATGGAATAATGCATGGCGTACACGCCAATGACGCCTTGGATATCCGTTGTCAGGATTGCCATGGAGAAAAAGAGGGACATCCAAGAAAGGCATCTAATTTAATCGGCTTTAGTAATAAGCCGACCTCAGATGCAAATGCGCAAACTCAAAGTTGTTTGAAGTGTCATGACCATAGCGTATTAGCTGAGCGTGATTGGAGCCATGACGCTCACTCTAATAAGGTGAATTGTGCTAGCTGCCATCTTTTACATCCCAACACAGATCCTGTGCTAGGCGTATCTGCAAAAGAGCGTAGTGAACTGTGTAGCAGTTGCCACGTGGCCAAGTAA
- the menD gene encoding 2-succinyl-5-enolpyruvyl-6-hydroxy-3-cyclohexene-1-carboxylic-acid synthase yields the protein MQTEHTAELNLLWGTLILEELARLGVKHVCMAPGSRSTPLTLAAAKQSKLSQHIHFDERGLGFMALGLAKASQAPVAIITTSGTAVANLYPAIIEAWLTHVPLIVLSGDRPPELIDCGANQAIIQPAIFAQYAKQLNLPTPDLNIAPQALLSLLDDAVCNQSQPVHINCMYREPLYPNEPSVDFSRYLAPIAKWQQQTKPYSQFATMNSGQMPTSDALARFVHGKGVIVAATLAPEQQSEELIVLAQKLGWPIVTDAQSQLRQHGGAIGNIDQLLQQPKSKALLAQAEKVLVFGGRILSKRLISYLNDQDWKDYWQVLPQQQRLDPSNKPKQVWIAPAHQFAALAWPRSSQANWALNLVQFNDELETLYQQQIDHAEFGEAQAIRAIAKRQTNEQQLFIGNSLPIRLYDMFAPITTSSANVFTNRGASGIDGLLATACGVAIAGAKPTTLIIGDISALHDLNSLAIARTVTSPFVIVILNNDGGNIFNLLPVPNEQLRSDYYRLSHGLEFGFGAAMFGLAYNQVDSLSDFIESYEYAMTYSGPSVIEVTVAQNQASEQIAQISSWVKQS from the coding sequence ATGCAAACCGAACATACAGCTGAACTGAACCTGCTTTGGGGAACGTTAATCTTAGAAGAACTGGCCCGTCTTGGTGTCAAACACGTCTGTATGGCGCCAGGTTCCCGCTCCACTCCATTAACTCTGGCAGCGGCAAAACAGTCGAAGCTTAGCCAACATATTCATTTTGATGAAAGAGGCCTGGGCTTTATGGCACTCGGCTTAGCTAAAGCGAGCCAAGCTCCAGTTGCGATTATTACCACTTCAGGGACGGCAGTAGCCAACCTTTACCCTGCGATTATTGAAGCTTGGCTCACTCACGTTCCTTTAATCGTGTTATCTGGCGATAGACCACCAGAGCTCATCGACTGTGGTGCTAACCAAGCCATTATTCAGCCTGCTATTTTCGCTCAGTATGCCAAACAGCTCAATTTGCCAACCCCCGACTTGAACATAGCGCCCCAAGCACTACTGAGCCTGTTAGATGACGCTGTGTGTAATCAATCACAACCCGTGCATATCAACTGCATGTACCGTGAGCCTCTATATCCAAATGAGCCTAGTGTCGACTTTTCACGTTATTTAGCGCCCATTGCAAAGTGGCAGCAACAAACTAAGCCTTATAGCCAGTTCGCCACAATGAATTCAGGTCAGATGCCGACATCCGATGCCCTCGCACGTTTTGTTCACGGTAAAGGGGTGATTGTTGCGGCAACACTAGCGCCTGAGCAGCAGAGCGAAGAGCTTATTGTGCTTGCACAAAAGCTTGGCTGGCCCATTGTCACCGATGCTCAGTCACAGCTCAGACAGCACGGCGGCGCAATCGGTAATATCGATCAATTGCTGCAGCAGCCAAAATCTAAGGCGTTATTAGCCCAAGCAGAAAAAGTGCTTGTGTTTGGCGGACGTATTCTGTCAAAACGCTTGATTAGTTATCTCAATGATCAAGATTGGAAAGATTACTGGCAAGTGCTCCCGCAGCAACAGCGACTTGACCCAAGCAATAAACCTAAACAGGTTTGGATTGCTCCGGCGCATCAGTTTGCTGCACTAGCATGGCCAAGATCATCACAGGCCAATTGGGCACTAAACTTAGTACAGTTTAACGATGAGCTAGAAACCCTCTATCAGCAGCAAATTGATCATGCTGAATTTGGTGAAGCGCAAGCCATTCGCGCTATTGCTAAGCGCCAGACCAATGAGCAACAGCTGTTTATCGGTAATAGTTTGCCAATAAGACTGTATGATATGTTTGCGCCAATCACTACCTCTAGCGCCAATGTATTTACTAATCGCGGCGCATCGGGCATCGATGGCTTACTGGCAACGGCATGTGGCGTTGCCATAGCGGGGGCGAAACCAACGACACTGATCATTGGTGATATCTCGGCTTTACATGATCTTAATTCGTTGGCGATTGCACGCACGGTAACCAGCCCTTTCGTGATCGTTATCCTCAACAACGATGGCGGTAATATCTTTAATTTGCTGCCCGTGCCGAATGAACAACTGAGAAGCGACTACTACCGCTTGTCACACGGACTCGAATTTGGCTTCGGCGCGGCGATGTTTGGCCTAGCCTACAATCAGGTTGACTCGTTAAGCGACTTTATTGAGTCCTATGAGTACGCCATGACCTACTCGGGTCCCTCTGTCATTGAGGTCACGGTTGCGCAGAACCAAGCCAGTGAGCAGATAGCTCAGATATCAAGCTGGGTAAAACAGAGCTAA
- a CDS encoding 4Fe-4S dicluster domain-containing protein, with product MSNSRRLFLKGACAAAVGASGFTIAMARSTTSGDVEPACNYALVHDETKCIGCDACSIACREVNQVPEGVSRLEIEREGPFGEYPNQHFRFTRKSCQHCDDTPCVKVCPTGAAYKDPKTGIVSVDEWKCVGCQYCIAACPYQIRFINPVTKAADKCDFCKETRLKEGQLPACVTACPTKALTFGDITDPQSQVVQVLKSTPSYRSKTDLGTRPKVFRIASQSGEIKL from the coding sequence ATGTCTAACTCAAGAAGATTGTTTTTAAAAGGTGCCTGCGCTGCTGCGGTTGGGGCTTCCGGTTTTACCATCGCAATGGCAAGAAGCACGACAAGTGGTGACGTTGAACCCGCTTGCAACTATGCCTTAGTACATGATGAAACCAAGTGTATCGGTTGTGATGCTTGCTCTATTGCTTGTCGTGAAGTCAACCAAGTTCCAGAAGGTGTAAGTCGATTAGAGATCGAGCGTGAAGGTCCATTTGGTGAGTATCCAAATCAGCATTTTCGTTTTACGCGTAAATCATGTCAACATTGTGATGATACGCCTTGTGTAAAGGTATGCCCAACAGGGGCTGCCTATAAAGATCCAAAAACAGGCATCGTAAGTGTCGATGAATGGAAGTGTGTCGGTTGCCAATATTGCATTGCGGCTTGTCCGTATCAAATCCGCTTCATTAATCCTGTGACTAAAGCGGCTGATAAATGCGATTTCTGTAAGGAAACTCGCCTTAAAGAGGGCCAGTTGCCTGCTTGTGTTACTGCCTGTCCAACTAAAGCGTTAACTTTTGGTGATATTACCGATCCACAATCTCAAGTCGTACAAGTGCTTAAATCAACCCCTAGCTACCGCAGCAAAACCGATCTCGGGACTAGACCTAAGGTGTTCCGTATCGCGTCACAAAGCGGGGAGATAAAGTTATGA
- a CDS encoding TerB family tellurite resistance protein — translation MIAKLKQFFANPHTQLSDEERAEHLKLAAASLLLEVVMADETMSEQEAKLLPSLLTTTLNLASDDVHGLVHDAKTSQQNSISLYEFTQAVNDNFDIDQKQQLILAMWRLAYADGHLCQYEDQIIRRTAELLYLRHSELIQMRNIAMEQQANPS, via the coding sequence ATGATCGCTAAGCTCAAACAGTTTTTCGCTAATCCACACACTCAACTCTCAGATGAGGAGCGTGCGGAGCATTTAAAGCTTGCTGCCGCTAGCTTATTACTAGAGGTGGTGATGGCAGATGAAACCATGTCGGAACAAGAAGCAAAGTTACTGCCGAGCTTATTGACGACAACTCTAAACTTAGCCAGCGACGATGTGCATGGCTTAGTCCATGATGCTAAAACATCACAGCAAAATTCCATCTCGCTATACGAGTTTACCCAAGCGGTTAATGACAATTTTGACATTGACCAAAAGCAGCAGCTTATCCTCGCCATGTGGCGTTTAGCCTATGCCGATGGCCATCTATGTCAATATGAAGACCAAATCATTCGCCGCACAGCAGAACTGCTGTATTTACGTCATAGCGAACTTATTCAGATGCGAAATATTGCCATGGAGCAGCAAGCCAATCCCTCTTAG
- a CDS encoding LysR family transcriptional regulator, translating to MRDISFSDLDLLSINILVNLYEHKSATFVSHKLNVPAPKISRCLKHAREVFGNELFIRKKHGLVPNEFAAKVYPIAKEIIECSKNLQKLNGIHELSPTHHFEIVAPDLISYPFPKVLLNAIKNAGKEVSFNIAPWTKSSINDIINGEVDLGLCCSKMLDSIKDTDDSLNAIPLKKLNKVFLVCHHEHPILKEEITLESIAGYPFINSNMGQSELEQSPFQEFCQSQQIKLITEMNLTGLTGLFEYLRSSQGIALLPYSSIFTMINNTPDLHACRLSDVESERLYMHVKEPYLYLVYSDSNKDPNLRWLSSEVKELVELLLH from the coding sequence ATGAGAGATATAAGTTTTAGTGACTTGGATTTATTAAGCATTAATATACTAGTTAATCTTTATGAGCATAAATCTGCTACTTTTGTCTCTCATAAATTGAATGTTCCTGCACCAAAGATAAGTCGCTGTCTTAAACACGCAAGGGAAGTTTTTGGTAATGAACTTTTCATTCGTAAAAAGCACGGCTTAGTACCCAATGAATTTGCAGCTAAAGTCTACCCTATTGCGAAAGAGATCATTGAGTGCTCTAAAAATTTACAGAAGCTAAATGGTATACATGAACTAAGCCCGACTCATCATTTCGAAATTGTGGCTCCCGATCTAATCTCATATCCGTTTCCTAAAGTACTGCTTAACGCCATCAAGAATGCGGGTAAAGAGGTGAGCTTCAACATTGCCCCTTGGACTAAGAGTTCAATCAACGACATTATCAATGGCGAGGTCGATCTCGGCTTATGTTGTAGTAAGATGCTAGATAGCATTAAAGATACCGATGACTCGCTTAATGCCATACCACTGAAGAAGTTAAACAAAGTCTTCTTGGTTTGCCATCATGAGCATCCAATCTTAAAAGAAGAGATCACCTTAGAATCCATTGCAGGATATCCATTTATTAATAGTAACATGGGCCAATCAGAACTGGAGCAGAGTCCTTTCCAAGAATTTTGTCAATCACAGCAAATTAAGCTCATCACTGAGATGAACTTAACCGGGTTAACCGGGCTATTTGAATACCTGCGTTCTAGCCAAGGTATCGCATTGTTACCTTACAGCTCTATATTCACAATGATTAATAACACTCCAGATCTGCATGCTTGCCGCTTATCTGACGTAGAATCTGAACGCCTATATATGCATGTGAAAGAACCATACCTTTATTTGGTTTATAGCGACAGCAACAAAGACCCAAACTTACGCTGGCTCTCTTCAGAGGTAAAAGAGTTAGTGGAGCTATTGTTACATTAA
- a CDS encoding LysR substrate-binding domain-containing protein codes for MKLENLARIDLNLLVILQVLLEEQSVTRAANRLHVSQSALSKSLNRLRETLGDPLFLRTAHGLKPTAHAVQLGKILPQSLLSLYQLTLPPSFTPGNSTRQFSFAMVESAYETLIPYFIGTLLNRAPNLKLDSFVWSENSIQAIQQGQIDFGIAGRDLHPQSAFQVNRLPEGIAHQTLFTDHQVCLVRQKHPMLSTIAAGHWDLSVYLEMSHVQVRCEGNDWWALDYHLAELGHHRRLSTIVPDFYGAASVCAHSDLIFTLPASFAQHAKKLYPLVELPLPIEFIPQAYVLLWHERNADEPGHRWVKEIICESVAKALSSNKS; via the coding sequence TTGAAACTTGAAAACCTTGCGCGTATCGATCTAAACCTATTGGTTATCTTACAAGTGTTATTAGAAGAGCAGAGCGTCACTCGTGCGGCCAACCGCCTGCATGTCAGTCAGTCGGCCCTGAGCAAGAGTTTAAACCGTTTAAGAGAAACCCTAGGGGATCCTCTTTTCTTGCGCACCGCTCACGGGCTTAAGCCGACCGCTCATGCTGTACAGTTGGGCAAAATCCTGCCACAGAGCTTGCTGAGCTTGTATCAACTGACACTGCCACCCAGCTTTACGCCCGGTAACAGCACGCGTCAGTTTTCATTTGCCATGGTAGAGAGCGCCTACGAAACATTGATCCCTTATTTTATTGGCACTCTGCTCAATCGAGCACCCAACCTTAAGCTAGATAGCTTTGTCTGGAGCGAAAACTCGATTCAGGCGATTCAACAGGGACAGATTGATTTCGGTATTGCTGGGCGTGATCTACACCCACAATCGGCCTTTCAAGTAAACCGATTACCCGAAGGCATCGCTCACCAAACCCTATTTACCGATCATCAGGTGTGCTTAGTGCGCCAGAAGCACCCTATGCTCTCGACGATAGCTGCAGGCCATTGGGATCTGAGTGTTTATTTAGAGATGTCCCATGTACAGGTGCGCTGTGAAGGCAATGATTGGTGGGCGTTGGACTATCATCTGGCCGAATTAGGCCATCACCGCCGTCTGAGCACTATCGTGCCCGATTTCTATGGCGCCGCCAGTGTTTGCGCCCATAGCGATCTGATCTTTACCCTACCAGCCAGCTTTGCCCAACATGCTAAGAAGCTTTACCCTTTAGTTGAATTGCCTCTACCAATTGAGTTCATCCCACAGGCTTACGTCCTGCTGTGGCATGAGCGTAACGCCGACGAACCGGGGCATAGATGGGTAAAAGAGATCATCTGCGAGAGCGTGGCCAAGGCTCTTTCTAGCAACAAAAGTTAA
- a CDS encoding LysR family transcriptional regulator, which translates to MRKELSKLDYFTLKVFIGLVEFKNGSVVAQKLDTTQPKVSRALSNMREVIHDELFVRRQYGVEPNIMADKLYPIAKSIVQAYEQMADVTAQLPEKNQLIIAAQEHLAGFLVDSISEVCQRQGLEISVSIQAWSDNVQELLAQGKIDYAITVNSTQSESVRNFKIGDVKNYFLAARKAHPFFDKEVSLSRLLENKLVFINYAKVGLIEHWFERYTKDHSLDIKMSFKTTSLAMALNHVAKTDDICWTASIFSYLYFNSRSDIDYIDVTDFYEKVLFPNGDFASYSYYLQYHQSHDNDFSTALSKLLQQSLALAQEQYEQQSMAN; encoded by the coding sequence ATGCGTAAGGAACTTTCTAAGCTAGATTATTTTACTCTTAAGGTCTTTATTGGTTTAGTCGAGTTTAAAAATGGTTCTGTTGTAGCCCAGAAACTTGATACGACACAGCCAAAGGTGAGTCGTGCGCTGAGCAATATGCGAGAAGTCATTCATGATGAGCTGTTTGTTAGGCGTCAATATGGTGTCGAGCCGAATATCATGGCGGACAAGCTATATCCTATTGCCAAGTCTATTGTTCAAGCCTACGAGCAGATGGCCGATGTGACAGCTCAGCTTCCAGAAAAAAATCAATTAATTATTGCCGCTCAGGAGCATTTGGCCGGATTCTTGGTTGATTCGATTTCTGAAGTCTGTCAGCGCCAAGGGCTAGAAATTTCGGTAAGCATCCAAGCTTGGAGCGATAATGTTCAAGAGCTATTGGCCCAAGGTAAAATTGACTATGCGATAACCGTTAACTCAACACAATCTGAGTCAGTGAGAAATTTTAAAATTGGTGATGTCAAAAATTACTTTTTAGCAGCTAGAAAAGCTCATCCTTTTTTTGATAAAGAGGTTAGCTTGAGTCGTTTGCTTGAGAATAAGTTGGTATTTATCAATTACGCTAAGGTGGGCTTGATAGAGCACTGGTTTGAACGCTATACAAAAGATCATTCCTTAGATATTAAGATGAGCTTCAAAACAACAAGTTTAGCGATGGCGCTTAATCATGTGGCTAAGACCGATGATATCTGTTGGACAGCGTCTATTTTTTCTTACCTCTATTTCAATAGTCGCAGCGATATCGATTATATTGATGTGACAGATTTTTATGAGAAGGTACTGTTTCCAAATGGAGACTTTGCCAGCTACAGTTATTACCTGCAGTATCATCAATCCCATGATAATGACTTTTCAACGGCGCTATCTAAGCTATTGCAGCAAAGTCTGGCGCTTGCTCAAGAGCAGTATGAGCAGCAGAGTATGGCAAATTAG
- the nrfD gene encoding cytochrome c nitrite reductase subunit NrfD — MSPFHFDSLIWHWPIAIYLFLAGVSAGAICFAVLLKHFKLGRDAYKSGFVQAACLIAPLAVFAGLGILVIDLTKPFDFWKILLFYNPTSVMSVGVAVLMVYQVALFAWLACVFKEPALSWCSGRWPVVEKLFNAIAKHEATITGFLVMLALSLGAYTGFLLSALTTYPMLNNPVLPLLFLVSGLSSGAAGTLLGGVLLKGNPDGKEVHFIHNIEIPMILVEIVLIFTFFAGLILTGGQSQVAAFTAIGEGFWGWIFWAGIVVVGLSMPLAFNLFMKASSKRKFSYVAITASCSLIGVLLLRNFILYTGQMTVA; from the coding sequence ATGAGTCCATTTCATTTTGACAGCCTAATTTGGCATTGGCCGATTGCCATCTACCTATTTCTAGCGGGTGTATCCGCTGGAGCAATCTGTTTCGCAGTATTGCTAAAACACTTTAAATTGGGACGTGATGCCTATAAATCGGGCTTTGTTCAGGCCGCATGTCTTATAGCACCGTTGGCTGTATTTGCAGGCCTTGGCATTTTAGTTATCGATTTAACTAAGCCGTTTGATTTTTGGAAAATCCTACTCTTCTACAACCCAACTTCTGTGATGTCCGTTGGTGTCGCTGTACTGATGGTCTATCAGGTAGCCCTGTTCGCTTGGTTAGCTTGTGTCTTTAAAGAGCCTGCGCTTTCCTGGTGTAGCGGTCGCTGGCCAGTTGTTGAGAAGTTATTTAATGCAATCGCTAAGCATGAAGCAACCATTACTGGCTTCTTGGTGATGCTTGCCTTGTCGTTAGGTGCGTATACCGGCTTCCTATTATCGGCATTAACGACCTATCCAATGCTAAATAATCCGGTATTGCCTTTGCTGTTTTTAGTCTCTGGTCTTTCATCGGGAGCGGCGGGCACTCTACTTGGCGGCGTATTGCTCAAAGGTAATCCTGATGGTAAGGAAGTGCACTTTATCCACAATATTGAGATCCCGATGATTTTGGTGGAAATTGTGCTGATCTTCACCTTCTTTGCCGGCTTGATTTTAACCGGAGGGCAGAGCCAAGTGGCAGCATTTACTGCAATTGGAGAGGGCTTCTGGGGCTGGATTTTCTGGGCGGGTATCGTTGTTGTTGGTTTGAGTATGCCACTGGCCTTTAACCTATTTATGAAAGCATCTTCTAAGCGCAAGTTCTCTTATGTGGCTATTACAGCTAGCTGCAGTTTAATCGGCGTGCTGTTACTGCGTAATTTCATTCTTTATACCGGCCAAATGACGGTTGCTTAA
- a CDS encoding DUF4145 domain-containing protein, whose translation MLNDIEFVNLFSAELGADYRKAKSYVKDVPTQALLHVRSFSHKLTSLLAEPKKVQFESPNLYDRIEQLNQRRLIDVKTTRALHKLRGDGNRGAHPEKYHLTPEQLQQLSERSIKHLLSLVESLFVTVTKQDKPDYYFEEFDSLAGRDLCYRAVMERDPESQYLVGMSLKTRALMQREQELALQDSGDDAVEDRSTASLKQASYWFEQASTKNLNALYEHGVALIHGYSGETNVIAGELAIAKAADAGIANAMALLGYFYLVGSEQFSVELNQAEKFLSQAAKLEQSEAMANLGVLYYQQDNLPAAYKYINRAAQAGFPQAQYHLALMLARGEGCKQDAIKSAYWMAEAAEQGQNDAMLSCAQTMLHDDNALGQDLSQAESYLREVIKYGHSVPAMIELSIALADGILGHIDVVSAAALLKMARERANQTELDVILPLWESLALQVDTVLEMTESPQERLSLNKAAELLSEPQIS comes from the coding sequence TTGTTAAACGATATTGAATTCGTGAATCTGTTTTCAGCTGAGTTAGGCGCGGATTATCGCAAGGCTAAAAGCTATGTAAAAGATGTTCCCACACAAGCTTTGCTGCATGTTCGTAGCTTCAGTCATAAGCTAACCAGTCTACTTGCTGAGCCGAAGAAGGTACAGTTTGAAAGCCCCAATTTGTATGACCGTATCGAGCAGTTAAATCAACGTCGACTCATCGATGTTAAAACTACCCGTGCACTGCATAAGCTTAGAGGCGATGGAAACCGTGGTGCCCATCCTGAAAAATATCACCTTACCCCAGAGCAGTTGCAACAGTTAAGTGAGCGTTCGATCAAACACCTTTTGTCTTTGGTTGAATCGCTGTTTGTGACCGTGACCAAGCAAGACAAACCCGACTATTACTTCGAAGAGTTTGATTCGCTGGCGGGCCGAGATCTCTGCTATCGTGCGGTGATGGAGCGAGATCCTGAGTCTCAGTATTTGGTTGGTATGTCTCTGAAAACACGAGCGCTGATGCAACGTGAGCAGGAGCTAGCATTACAAGATAGCGGTGATGATGCGGTTGAAGATCGCTCGACCGCTTCACTGAAACAAGCTAGCTACTGGTTCGAGCAAGCCTCAACGAAAAACTTAAACGCCTTGTATGAACATGGGGTGGCTTTGATCCACGGCTACAGTGGAGAGACTAATGTGATCGCCGGGGAGCTGGCGATTGCCAAGGCTGCCGATGCTGGTATTGCAAATGCGATGGCGCTATTAGGCTATTTCTATTTGGTTGGCAGTGAACAATTTAGTGTCGAGCTTAATCAGGCTGAAAAGTTTTTGAGTCAGGCCGCTAAGCTTGAGCAGTCAGAGGCTATGGCAAATCTTGGGGTGCTTTATTATCAGCAAGATAACTTACCAGCGGCTTATAAGTATATTAATCGCGCCGCACAGGCTGGGTTCCCTCAGGCACAGTACCATTTAGCCTTGATGCTAGCTCGTGGTGAAGGCTGCAAACAGGACGCGATTAAGAGTGCCTATTGGATGGCCGAGGCCGCCGAGCAGGGGCAGAACGATGCTATGTTGTCGTGCGCACAAACCATGTTGCATGATGATAATGCATTAGGACAAGATCTCTCCCAGGCAGAGTCTTACTTACGTGAAGTGATTAAGTACGGCCACAGTGTCCCGGCAATGATTGAGTTGAGTATCGCCCTTGCCGATGGCATTTTGGGGCATATTGATGTGGTTTCTGCTGCCGCGCTGCTTAAAATGGCGCGAGAGAGGGCTAACCAAACTGAATTGGATGTTATTTTACCCCTTTGGGAGTCACTGGCTCTACAAGTCGATACTGTGCTGGAGATGACTGAATCGCCTCAAGAGCGGCTATCATTAAACAAGGCTGCTGAGCTGCTCAGTGAGCCGCAAATCTCATAA